The Bacillota bacterium genome window below encodes:
- a CDS encoding beta-lactamase family protein: MRDLNALLETVRAEAQVPALAAALIEKNRLVALGAAGRRRADKDDQVQRDDRFHIGSCTKSMTATLVARLVEVGKLDWSSTVAEVLSDIRRDIRREYWKVTVEQLLTHRSGMPQNLSAHRQLFSRVWNRSATQRLQAARITLQEKPVASPGEKTIYSNGGYVVAGPMVEAVMGTTWEELMQEHLFRPLGIKSAGFGAPTAGAWGHRSVAGRYSPVPPSPLADNPPFLGPAGTVHLSLPDWARFAILHLKGASEENPPLLGKATFVKLHTPPAGSTYAMGWGVSRPSWAQETALQHAGSNTMWLAQILLLPRSRRGFLVATNAGDERASGAVRRVMEVLRQ; encoded by the coding sequence ATGCGGGACCTGAACGCTCTGTTGGAGACGGTGCGCGCGGAGGCACAAGTGCCCGCGCTGGCGGCAGCCCTTATAGAAAAGAACAGACTGGTCGCACTTGGCGCCGCAGGGAGACGTCGCGCGGACAAGGACGACCAGGTACAACGCGATGACCGATTCCATATCGGCTCCTGTACTAAATCCATGACAGCCACTCTGGTCGCCCGTCTGGTGGAGGTGGGCAAGCTGGATTGGTCAAGTACGGTGGCCGAGGTGCTGTCGGATATCCGAAGAGACATCCGTCGCGAATACTGGAAGGTCACCGTAGAACAGTTGCTCACACACCGCTCCGGTATGCCGCAAAACCTGAGTGCTCACCGCCAGCTGTTTTCTCGAGTCTGGAACCGCTCTGCCACTCAGCGGTTGCAGGCGGCGCGAATCACCCTGCAGGAGAAGCCCGTTGCCAGCCCGGGTGAGAAGACCATCTACTCGAACGGCGGCTACGTGGTCGCAGGTCCAATGGTGGAGGCGGTCATGGGCACGACGTGGGAAGAACTGATGCAGGAACACCTGTTTCGCCCTCTGGGAATAAAAAGCGCCGGGTTCGGCGCGCCGACGGCTGGGGCATGGGGGCATCGTTCTGTGGCGGGTAGATACTCGCCGGTGCCTCCATCTCCCCTGGCGGATAACCCTCCTTTTCTCGGTCCTGCGGGTACGGTACACCTCTCCCTGCCAGACTGGGCGCGTTTCGCAATCCTGCACTTAAAGGGCGCGTCTGAAGAAAACCCTCCCCTGCTTGGCAAGGCGACCTTCGTGAAGCTGCACACCCCACCAGCAGGCAGCACCTACGCCATGGGATGGGGTGTATCGCGTCCATCCTGGGCTCAGGAGACCGCACTGCAACACGCGGGCAGCAACACCATGTGGTTAGCCCAGATTCTGCTCTTGCCTCGCTCACGAAGAGGATTCCTGGTAGCCACCAACGCTGGAGACGAACGGGCAAGCGGCGCCGTGCGCCGTGTGATGGAGGTGCTGAGGCAATAG